The region GCCGCTACATGATAGATAAGAAGTTTGCCGAAATAACACCCGACGCAATTCAGCGCTCAGTAGCCCGCGCTTTCGGCGTGGAAGCAGATGACCTCCGAGGCAAGAAGAAAACAAAGGAGCTAGCTCTAGCTAGGCATGTGGCGATGTATATATGTAGAGAGCTCACTTCACAGCCGCTTTCAATGATAGGAAGAGCATTCGGCGGTCGAGACCACACATCAGTGCTTTATGCGTCATCAAGAATAGATGCGCTGTTAAAGCACGACTCTTCTCTTCGCCAGACAGTAGATAAATTATTGGAGGAACTTCGCCCGACATCCTGTGGATAACCCCCTGAAAAGCAGTGAAGAACGTCTATTTTAAATTGGCTGGTGGAAAATCCGCCATTTTTATAAAGTTGCTAACAAGTTGTGCACATAGTTTTCCCCATGTTGTTACCAACAAAGCTGTATCTCCCACCATCTAGTCCGCTCGCCTGCGGTGACTTACTAACATTTTTCATAAGGTGTATAATAAGGAGTGAAAAGTATCAAATTAAAAGTTTTTTGTAAGCAAAAAGACGCTGTGAGAAATTAATCGAGACCCGTTCCTAACTTCCTAGAATGTACATAGACGAACTAACGCTCCGCAACTTCAGAAACTATTCGGAATGCCTTCTGCATCCTAGTCCTGGGTTGAATATTTTGGTCGGCAGAAATGCGCAGGGAAAGACAAGTTTGCTTGAGGCAGTGTACCTGCTTGCAATGACAAAATCTTGGCGGGCGGGACGGGATTGTGAAATGATTAATTGGGATGCGGATATGGCATGCGTTTCTGCGAAGCTTGTCCGTGAAAAGAGAAGCAATATAGACGTAGAAGTTCTACTTAGCCGCTCAGGAAAAAAGCGCATAACAATCAATACCATCCCCCAGAACCGTCTGGCTGATGTTCTTGGACAACTAAATATTGTGTTTATTAGTCCAAGAGACGAGGAGATAGTCACAGGAGAGCCAAGCGAGAGAAGGAAGTTCTTGAACCTTGAAATAAGCCAGGTCCAGCCTCAATATTGCCATTTACTTATTGGATACCGCCGGGTGTTGGAACAAAGAAATAAGCTATTGAAAGAACTGGAGAAGCGCAAAACGGGAAGCGATGTACTAAAGGTTCTTGATGAACAATTGGTTGACTATGGCTCAAAGATTCTCGAAAGAAGATTGGCTTTTGTAGACAGACTTGCAAAGATTTCCGAAATTGTTCATTACCAGCTAACTGATTCAAAGGAGACACTCGGTATAAGATACGTTTCCAGTATCGGAATCGAGGAGATTGCAGATGTTGGAGGTATTGCGCGAAAATACGAAGAAACATTAGAATCGCATCGAGCCGATGAAATAAGGAGGGGTATTAGCCTTTTTGGGCCGCACAGGGATGATTTAACTATTACCATTAACAATATAGATGCAAGAACATACGGCTCGCATGGACAGCAAAGAACAGTTGCGCTTAGTTTGCGACTTGCAGAGCTTGAGTTGATTGAAGAGTTAATGAAAGAGACACCCGTAGTACTCTTTGATGACGTAATGGCCGATCTTGATGAGGAGCGAAGGGAGCATGTGATTAATGCTATACTTGGTGGTCGCCAGTCGTTCGTAACCACGACAACACTCTCGCTCTTCGATGAAAAGTTGTTGGAAGAAGGAACGGTTTTTAGAGTATCTGGTGGTGAGGTAAAGAAGGATGAGGCGTAAGGCTCCTCCCTACACTCTCGCTGATCTTGTTGGGAGTTCGCTGTCGGCTCTTGGTTTGGAGCAGAAGATTAGGGAGCAAACGGCTATTATATTATGGAATGACCTCGTGGGCGAACAAGTTGCTGGTGCCGCACAACCAGAGTTTGTTCGCAATGGCATATTGTTCGTGGTAGTGAAAAATGCCGTTTGGGCAAATGAACTTGGCTTTTACAAACGCGACATCATTAGTAGAATTAACAAGCGGCTAAAAAAGTCTGCCATAAGAGACATAGTCTTCAGGGTAGGAAGCCTACCATCTCCAAGAGGTTTGAAGGTAAACAGCAGAGCGAAATGCGGGGACATAGAAGGTATTTCCCTCTCAGACGAGGAAATTGAGCAAGTAGAGTCAATTGCAAGGACTGTGAACGACCCTCGGTTGTTTAACTCATTGCGAGGATTGTTGATTACGGTACTGCGCCAAGAAAAGTGGAAGAAGGAGAACGGATGGAAGCGCTGCAGTAAATGTGGCGCGCTCCACAACGGGCAGTGTTCGGTTTGTTCGTTGTGTCGAATAAAATAGGCCAAAGAAGGGCTGCAAAGTTGCGGCCTTTAATCTCAAAAGAACTGATTTTTTCACCTTTTGTAAGGAGATTCGTTAAATGCGAGTATTGATGTTGTCTTGGGAGTACCCACCCAGAATAGTAGGGGGCATCTCCAGGCATGTATATGATCTAAGCTGCGCCCTAGCGGAAAGAGGTGTAAACGTAGAAGTGATAACCTGCGAGCATCCAGGTGCGCCGCCAGAAGAATCTGATGGCAATTTGAGTATCTATCGTGTCCCTGTTGCGCCTGGCAATGACTTCGTACATTGGGTTCACAATCTTAATGCTGCCACTGAAGTAAAGGCGCAAGATATATTAGAGGCCTTCAAAGATAAGAATGGGGGCTGGGCTGAGCCGATTGTTATCCACGCACATGATTGGCTCTCGGAATTCGCAGCAAAGGGCATCAAGCATAAATACCACCTCCCAATGGTAGCCACTGTTCATGCAACCGAGCATGGACGAAATCAAGGGATACACAATGACCTGCAACGGTATATTAGCGGTGTCGAATGGGAGCTGTGCTATGAAGCGTGGCGCGTGATTTGCTGTAGCCATTACATGAAAGAGGAAATATCTTCCGTGCTCGGTGTGCCATATGATAAACTAGATGTTATTCCAAATGGTGTAAATCCAAAAAAGTTCGAGTTTGATTTTAACCGAGAAGAGTTCAGAAGTTGGTTTGCAATGCCAAATGAGAAGATTGTATTCTTTGTTGGACGCATGGTTCGCGAAAAAGGGGCACATGTGCTGATTCAGGCTATCCCGGAGATCCTTTCTGCGTACCAGGATGTGAAGTTTGTGATAGTAGGCGGAGGCGACAAATCGCACTTGGTAAAACTTGCTGAGGACTTAGGTGTCTCACACAAGGTGTTCTTCACGGGTTATGTTGATGATGATACCTTGCTTAAGCTTTATAAGGTGATAGATGTAGCGGTATATCCAAGCCTTTACGAGCCATTCGGCATCGTGGCTTTAGAAGCGATGGTGGCGAAGGTTCCAACGGTCGTTTCGGACGTAGGCGGCCTTAGGGAGGTCGTTGATCATGGGGTAACAGGGCTTACCGCATGGGCGGACAATCCTGAATCGCTGGCTTGGGCAATTCTGCAAATTTTGAGGAACCCATACACAGCGAAAATGATGGCCGAAAATGCGCATCGTAAAGTGATGGAAACATTTAATTGGGGCAGAATTGCTGAGCAGACTGCCGGCGTTTACGAGCGCGTTTGGTCTGAGTATCTGGATAGCGACTGGGGGTGTGGAAAATATGCCTGAAAAATGGAATGGCCCTCTTAAGAATGTTGGCAAGTATCGCTGGCTAATACCGAAGTCTTATAAGCCGGGCATGAGGACGGATGGTCTGATTTTTGCAAGCGACAAGCTTTTAGAGAAGATACGCGAGGATCAGGCTCCTGAGCAGGTAGCAAATGTTGCCTTTTTGCCTGGGATTCAAGGCAAATCGCTTGCAATGCCTGACATCCATTGGGGATACGGATTCCCAATCGGCGGAGTAGCCGCAATGTCGGTCGAAGATGGGGTTATCTCGCCAGGCGGGGTTGGCTATGATATTAATTGTGGAGTTAGGCTTCTGAGGACCGACCTGGAGCGCAAGGATGTCGAGCCCAAGATGCAGGAAATAATTGACGCCCTCTTTCGGGATATCCCTTCAGGTGTTGGAAGCGAGGGGCGTATTCGCCTGAATGAGCAGGAGCTCAGAGAGGTAATGAAAAAAGGAGCAAAGTGGGCGGTAGACCGAGGCTATGGTTGGCATGAGGATATAGAAGTTACTGAGGAAAACGGCTGTCTTGAAGGAGCTGACCCTTCTGCTGTAAGCGACAAGGCAATAAAGCGTGGCAGACCGCAAATTGGCACACTAGGCAGCGGCAATCATTTCCTTGAGATTCAAGTGGTTGATGAGATATACGAGCCCGAGATTGCTCGCATATTTGGCATAGACCACGAGGGCCAGGTGACAGTGATGATCCACAGTGGCTCAAGGGGATTGGGCTACCAAATATGTGACGACTACTTGGTCGTGATGCAGCAAGCTATGCGAAAGTATAGCATAAGCGTGCCCGACCGGCAGCTTGCATGTGCACCAGTAAGGTCGCCGGAAGGGCAAAGATATTTCGCCGCAATGGCTTGTGCCGCGAACTACGCCTGGGCTAATCGTCAGGCTATGGCTCACTGGACCCGGGAAGCATTCTCCCACGTTTTCGGCAAAGGACCTCAAGGGCTTGGCATGCGCCAGGTATATGATGTAGCACATAACATTGCTAAGTTTGAGGAGCATGAAATAGACGGTGTGCGAAAGAAAGTTATCGTCCACAGGAAAGGCGCTACTAGAGCCTTCTCGCCAAATCATCCGGACGTCCCAGATCAATATAAAGCTGTTGGCCAGCCTGTCATCATCCCGGGGGACATGGGCCGCTACTCATTCCTTCTGGTCGGCACTGAACAGGCAATGAAGGAAACGTTTGGCTCAACATGCCATGGGGCTGGGCGCGTGCTCAGCAGGAAGGCAGCCATGAAGGAGTCTCGGGGAGCGGATATCCAGCAGGAACTTTCGGAGAAAGGTATTGTTGTCAAGGCGGCGAGCCGTGGAACTCTTGCAGAAGAGGCTCCGGAGGCGTACAAAGATGTCTCGCTCGTTGTTGAAACCGCCCATGAGACAGGCATCTCCCAAAAAGTTGCCCGCATGAGGCCATTGGGAGTTATTAAGGGCTAAAAATATAACTTTTTAAAAGAAATATGGTGTTATATAGAAAGGAGTAAATCAGTTGGCAAGAAAGATAAAGGTTGGGTTAATAGGCACAGGTTCAATCTGTCAAAGTGTTCATATCCCCGCATATCTGAAACATCCCGATGCTGAGATAGTTGCAATATGCGACATTAATCCCGAAACACTTCAAAAGGTCGGCGACCAATTAGGCATTCCTGAGAACAGGCGGTTTCTAAAATATGATGACCTCCTCAAGCTGAAAGAGATTGACATGGTGGATATCTGTACGCCAAACTATGTGCACATGGATCCAACGGTAAAGGCTCTTAAGGCTGGAAAGCATGTCATCTGCGAAAAGCCAATTGCGCTAAATGCAAAGCAGGGAGAGAAAATGGTTGCCGCCGCCAAGGAATCCGGCAAGAAGTTGATGATTGCCTACTGCTGGCGTTGGAATGCTGGTGCCCAGGCACTCAAGCGATTTGCTGATTCTGGGGCACTCGGAGAAACCTATTATGCGCGTGTGCAGGCTCTCCGCAGGCGTGGAGTCCCAAGCTGGGGTGTTTTCATAGACAAGGAGAAACAAGGTGGAGGACCACTAATCGATATTGGCTGCCATGCGCTTGATCTTACTCTGTACCTAATGGGCCACCCAAAGCCGATATTGGCATCGGGAAAGTGCTATACAAAATTTGGTACGAAGAAAGGAACGTTTGGCGTATGGGGTCCGTGGGACTATGATAATTACACCGTTGAGGACTTTGCAGTTGGCCTCGTTAGATTCGAAAACGATGCTACGCTTGTGCTTGAGTCAAGTTTCTGTGCCAACATTGAGAAGGATATTTTCAACGTAACCATACTCGGCACCGAAGGTGGTTGTTCGCTGGACCCCCTGAAAATGTATCGCGAGGAGAATGGCACGCTGATTGATGTTTCACCTGTATTTCTTCCCAAAGTAGGCACCCATGAGGCAGAAATATTTGCGTTTTTGGATGCGATTCAGAATAACAAGCCTTCACCCGTTCCGGGGGAGGAAGGTTTGATGGTGGCAAAGATTTTGGATGCAATCTATAAATCATCCGAACTAGGTAAGGAAGTCCGAATCCCTTAACATGAGGCGATTTTTGGATGGTATTTTGGCGCGGTATGGCAATTATCTAAGTACATACCGCGCTTTAGCCTGTTTAGGCGTGGTCTCGCTTATAGCGGAGTTGGCTTATGCCATTATTAACCAATCCGCAATTCCGCCTTACATTCAGGAAATTGGTCTAACCGCGCATGTCGGGCTAATCTACGCAGTGTTTCTCGGGGTCGAGACAGTGTTCAAATCGCCTTTAGGATCTGTCGGCGACCGCATAGGCAGAAAGCCTTTATTGGTAATAGGTGCACTAGTTTCGTCAGTGACAGCACTTGTCTTTACTTTTGCCCGTGATCTATGGGTGTTGCTGGTCCTCCGATCACTTGATGGACTTGCGGCTGCTGCAATATGGCCGACAGTCACTGCTGCAATGAGCGGTAGCGTAGAATCAAGTCGTCGAACGACAGCTATGAGCGTTATGATTGTAACGTACATCTCCGGGCTTGCGCTTGGGCCTTTAATCGGCGGTTTGGCGAACGACATGACGAACTCGCGCCTAACGTCGTTCTATGTAGTTAGCGGAATGTTTCTTGCAACTGCTTTGATAGCCTTCTTTCTAACGCCATCCCGCTCGAAGGAGGAGATGGACACACCTCACGGCCATGATGC is a window of Armatimonadota bacterium DNA encoding:
- a CDS encoding Gfo/Idh/MocA family oxidoreductase, translating into MARKIKVGLIGTGSICQSVHIPAYLKHPDAEIVAICDINPETLQKVGDQLGIPENRRFLKYDDLLKLKEIDMVDICTPNYVHMDPTVKALKAGKHVICEKPIALNAKQGEKMVAAAKESGKKLMIAYCWRWNAGAQALKRFADSGALGETYYARVQALRRRGVPSWGVFIDKEKQGGGPLIDIGCHALDLTLYLMGHPKPILASGKCYTKFGTKKGTFGVWGPWDYDNYTVEDFAVGLVRFENDATLVLESSFCANIEKDIFNVTILGTEGGCSLDPLKMYREENGTLIDVSPVFLPKVGTHEAEIFAFLDAIQNNKPSPVPGEEGLMVAKILDAIYKSSELGKEVRIP
- a CDS encoding glycosyltransferase family 4 protein; protein product: MRVLMLSWEYPPRIVGGISRHVYDLSCALAERGVNVEVITCEHPGAPPEESDGNLSIYRVPVAPGNDFVHWVHNLNAATEVKAQDILEAFKDKNGGWAEPIVIHAHDWLSEFAAKGIKHKYHLPMVATVHATEHGRNQGIHNDLQRYISGVEWELCYEAWRVICCSHYMKEEISSVLGVPYDKLDVIPNGVNPKKFEFDFNREEFRSWFAMPNEKIVFFVGRMVREKGAHVLIQAIPEILSAYQDVKFVIVGGGDKSHLVKLAEDLGVSHKVFFTGYVDDDTLLKLYKVIDVAVYPSLYEPFGIVALEAMVAKVPTVVSDVGGLREVVDHGVTGLTAWADNPESLAWAILQILRNPYTAKMMAENAHRKVMETFNWGRIAEQTAGVYERVWSEYLDSDWGCGKYA
- the recF gene encoding DNA replication/repair protein RecF yields the protein MYIDELTLRNFRNYSECLLHPSPGLNILVGRNAQGKTSLLEAVYLLAMTKSWRAGRDCEMINWDADMACVSAKLVREKRSNIDVEVLLSRSGKKRITINTIPQNRLADVLGQLNIVFISPRDEEIVTGEPSERRKFLNLEISQVQPQYCHLLIGYRRVLEQRNKLLKELEKRKTGSDVLKVLDEQLVDYGSKILERRLAFVDRLAKISEIVHYQLTDSKETLGIRYVSSIGIEEIADVGGIARKYEETLESHRADEIRRGISLFGPHRDDLTITINNIDARTYGSHGQQRTVALSLRLAELELIEELMKETPVVLFDDVMADLDEERREHVINAILGGRQSFVTTTTLSLFDEKLLEEGTVFRVSGGEVKKDEA
- a CDS encoding DUF721 domain-containing protein is translated as MRRKAPPYTLADLVGSSLSALGLEQKIREQTAIILWNDLVGEQVAGAAQPEFVRNGILFVVVKNAVWANELGFYKRDIISRINKRLKKSAIRDIVFRVGSLPSPRGLKVNSRAKCGDIEGISLSDEEIEQVESIARTVNDPRLFNSLRGLLITVLRQEKWKKENGWKRCSKCGALHNGQCSVCSLCRIK
- a CDS encoding RtcB family protein, producing MPEKWNGPLKNVGKYRWLIPKSYKPGMRTDGLIFASDKLLEKIREDQAPEQVANVAFLPGIQGKSLAMPDIHWGYGFPIGGVAAMSVEDGVISPGGVGYDINCGVRLLRTDLERKDVEPKMQEIIDALFRDIPSGVGSEGRIRLNEQELREVMKKGAKWAVDRGYGWHEDIEVTEENGCLEGADPSAVSDKAIKRGRPQIGTLGSGNHFLEIQVVDEIYEPEIARIFGIDHEGQVTVMIHSGSRGLGYQICDDYLVVMQQAMRKYSISVPDRQLACAPVRSPEGQRYFAAMACAANYAWANRQAMAHWTREAFSHVFGKGPQGLGMRQVYDVAHNIAKFEEHEIDGVRKKVIVHRKGATRAFSPNHPDVPDQYKAVGQPVIIPGDMGRYSFLLVGTEQAMKETFGSTCHGAGRVLSRKAAMKESRGADIQQELSEKGIVVKAASRGTLAEEAPEAYKDVSLVVETAHETGISQKVARMRPLGVIKG